A stretch of DNA from Rhodospirillaceae bacterium:
AACAGGAGCGCACTTCATGGCCGATCTGCCAGCGACAGCCCGGGTCGTCGTTATCGGCGGCGGCGCCGTCGGCGCTTCCAGCCTGTACCATCTGGCGCGCAAGGGCTGGACCGATTGCGTCCTGCTGGAGAAGAACGAGCTGACCTCGGGCTCGACCTGGCACGCCGCCGGCAACGTGCCGACCTTCTCGGCAAGCTGGTCGGTGATGAACATGCAGCGCTATTCGACCGAGCTGTATCGCGACCTGGGCGCGCGCGTCGACTATCCGATGAACTACCACGTCACCGGCTCGCTGCGCCTGGCCCATTCACGCAACCGCATGATGGAGTTCGAACGGGTCGTCGGGATGGGCCGCTACCAGGGCATGGACGTTTCCATGGTCTCGGTCAGCGATCTGAAAGACCGTTATCCGTTTCTGGAAACCCACGACCTGGCCGGCGGCCTGTACGATCCCTACGACGGCGATATCGATCCGGCCCAGCTGACCCAGGCGCTGGCCAAGGGCGCGCGCGATCTCGGCGCAAGGATCGTCCGTTTCTGCCCGGCCACCGGCGTGCGCCGCGACGGCGGCGAGTGGATCGTCGGGACGCCCCAGGGCGAAATCCGCTGCGAATTCGTCGTCAACGCCGCCGGCTATCGGGCGCAGGAGATCGGCGCGATGTTCGGCCGCTTTGTGCCGATGGTCAGCATGTCCCACCAGTACATGCTGACCGACCCGATCCCGGAGCTCGAGGAGTGGAGCGCCGAACGGGGCCGCAAGCTGCCGCTGCTGCGCGATGTCGACAGTTCCTATTACCTGCGCCAGGAGAAGTTCGGCCTCAATCTCGGCCCCTACGAGCGTAACTGCCGGGCGCACTGGACGACGCCGGACGATCCGATGCCGGAGGATTTCTCCTTCCAGCTCTACCCGGACGATCTCGACCGGCTCGAATGGTATATCGAGGACGCCATGGAACGGGTGCCGATCCTGGGTTCGGCCGGCGTCAACAAGGTGATCAACGGGCCGATTCCCTACACGCCGGACGGCAATCCGCTGATCGGGCCGATGCCCGGCGTGCCCAACGCGTTCGAGGCCTGCGTCTTCACATTCGGAATCGCGCAGGCCGGCGGCGCCGGGAAGGTGCTGGCTGAATGGGTCGCCGAAGGCGGTACGGAATGGGACATGTGGAGCTGCGACCCGCGCCGCTTCACGAGCTTTGCCGACCAGGACCACACCAACAAGAAAGGCATGGAGGTCTACGGCCACGAATACGCCATGCACTTCCCGCAGCACGAGTGGCCGGCCGGCCGCGACAAGCGGCTGTCGCCGATCCACGACCGGCTCAAGGCGTTCGGCGCCCGGTTCGGCGCCTACGGCGGCTGGGAGCGCGCCAACTGGTTCGCGCAGCCGGGCGACGACATTTCGGAAGCGGCGACCCAGACCTGGGAACGGGAAGGGCCCTGGTTCCCGCGCATCCGCGAGGAATGCGAAGCGGTGCGGGATGCGGCCGGCATCCTCAACCTGTGCGGCTTCTCCCGCTATCTCGTAACCGGTGCGGGCGCCGCGGAATGGCTCGACGGCCTGATCGCCGGAAGGATTCCGTCGGTTGGGCGCATCGGCCTCGGCTACTTCCCGGACGAACGGGGCCGCATCGTCACCGAGATGTCGCTGATTCGCCTCGCCGAAGACAGGGTGCTGCTTATCACAGCGGCCGCCGCCGAATGGCACGATCTGGAGTGGCTGAGGAAGCATTTGCCCGACGGATCGGACATCGCGATCGAGAACCGGACCGAGGAATTCGATTGCCAGATTCTGACGGGTCCGAAGACGAGAGACATCCTGGCCGGCTTGTGCGATGCGGACCTGAGCCTGCCTTGGCTGAGCTGGCAGAGGACGAATGTTGCCGGCAAGCCGGTTCTTTTGCTGCGGGTGTCATATGCCGGCGAACTGGGATGGGAAGTCCATACGCATACCGAAGACACCGGCACCGTGTTCGACGCGGTCTGGCAGGCCGGACAGACCTTCGGACTGAAACCGTTCGGCATGTACGCCCTGAACAGCCTCCGGCTGGAAAAGGGCTACCGGGCCTGGAAGGGCG
This window harbors:
- a CDS encoding FAD-dependent oxidoreductase, with translation MADLPATARVVVIGGGAVGASSLYHLARKGWTDCVLLEKNELTSGSTWHAAGNVPTFSASWSVMNMQRYSTELYRDLGARVDYPMNYHVTGSLRLAHSRNRMMEFERVVGMGRYQGMDVSMVSVSDLKDRYPFLETHDLAGGLYDPYDGDIDPAQLTQALAKGARDLGARIVRFCPATGVRRDGGEWIVGTPQGEIRCEFVVNAAGYRAQEIGAMFGRFVPMVSMSHQYMLTDPIPELEEWSAERGRKLPLLRDVDSSYYLRQEKFGLNLGPYERNCRAHWTTPDDPMPEDFSFQLYPDDLDRLEWYIEDAMERVPILGSAGVNKVINGPIPYTPDGNPLIGPMPGVPNAFEACVFTFGIAQAGGAGKVLAEWVAEGGTEWDMWSCDPRRFTSFADQDHTNKKGMEVYGHEYAMHFPQHEWPAGRDKRLSPIHDRLKAFGARFGAYGGWERANWFAQPGDDISEAATQTWEREGPWFPRIREECEAVRDAAGILNLCGFSRYLVTGAGAAEWLDGLIAGRIPSVGRIGLGYFPDERGRIVTEMSLIRLAEDRVLLITAAAAEWHDLEWLRKHLPDGSDIAIENRTEEFDCQILTGPKTRDILAGLCDADLSLPWLSWQRTNVAGKPVLLLRVSYAGELGWEVHTHTEDTGTVFDAVWQAGQTFGLKPFGMYALNSLRLEKGYRAWKGDLSTDYTVLEGGLDRFVRWSKESFVGKTAMEIERQAGPAKRFVTLVVDAGACDAPYMSTLWHGDEKVGETTSGGWGHRIGKSIALGMARADLAVEGTELDVEIFGERRRAEVQADRPLYDPDNARMRA